One Leopardus geoffroyi isolate Oge1 chromosome E1, O.geoffroyi_Oge1_pat1.0, whole genome shotgun sequence genomic window, GCTGTCGTACTCAACAAAAAGATGAGAACACAAGGCTGAGCCAGGTGAGGTGACTTCCATGACCACACAGGTATAGGTAAGGCTGGGACGAGAGTGCTGGCTGGCTGCGCAGATAGCAAGACTCCCGTCCACAACATTCCCCTCCTCTGTCACAGTGATCTTACTTTGTCCCACTTTCCCCGGGTAGCTCTTAACATGGCATTACTTAAGTCTCAGGCCAGCTGTCAACCTCCtaaggaagccttccctgaatcTTCCCTCACTAACAAGCCAAGCTAGgctttcctcctctgtgcccctcaaCCCTCCTACGCAGAGCATGACCACTGCCATCAGCCATCGCGTTAAAATACTCTTCTTCCCGTCTATTGTGAACTCCTGGTTCATGTTTGTAACCCAGTTTGAGCCCCCTAAGAGGCACTTGATCATTATCAGTTAAATGAATTGAACCTCAAATCAAttcatttccccatctgtcaaaaTCTGATCTGGCTCCACTGATTCATCTGCAAAGGATTGCTCCTTCTTTGGAACTGCCACAGTTCAGTGACTTACCAGTTGCTACTCAGTTTCCATTCATTGCATTTTACATGGCTGGAGCCTAGGTAGAGATTGAGTCTTACAGTTCCCTCCTGCCTTCTACTGCCTCCACCGCCATTCCTGTTCATGCATGTGTTGATAAGCTGGGGAGCTTTATTCTGAGTGAAGGATAGAGTGGTAGCAAGCAAGAGAGATGGGACAGGCAATGGAGTGAGGAGCCACAATAACAAAGGACAGGATGGACTGCCCAAGGTTAAGGTCTTCCcacagggaaaaggaaagcaggagaaaCACAGTCAACTATTGCTTTGAAGCCCAAGAGATGAAAACCAACCCAGAGCGGAGGAAAAGCACTTGTCTGCAAGCTTTGCCTGAACAGTAGGGTCTGTGTCCAGAGAGAATATGGGTTAGTGCTAAAGCAGTAAGAGCTGTGGCCAGCAGAGCTGGGAATGGACAACCTACCCAGTGCATCTGCCACAGAGTGGTACAAGTCTTCTTCTCCAAGTGGCTTATAGGCATCAGTCCCCTTAGAGAGGGCCAGAGCTCAGAACCATGAGTGGATGTGTGCTAGAGAAAACCAGagacccacccctccccaggccaTAACTGGGCACATTTTGAAAGGCTGGGAGGGTGGCACTGTGATCCTATGGTCAGGATCCTGCAAAATTCAAGTATTCATGTTAGCATAACCTTATTTATTGCCAAGGCTGGTGAGGTCTGGGGAACTCTGGGTTACATGTAGGTGTCTTTTCTTCATCACAGATATATGAGCTTATTCTGAGCTGGAGCTATGTCCCACTCACTTATGTGTCTCCCATAGGATAATGCTTTGCACATGGTAGAGGAAATTCCCAGTCTCCACTTCAGTGCCCCAAATTACCTCATGTCAACCTCTGGAAGGCTTTCCCTAGGAGGAGTCTTCCCAGAGCCCCATGCATGTCCttgttcctcaggctgtagatgaaAGGGTTCATCATGGGGGTCACCACAGCATACATCACTGTGGCTACTGAGTCCTTCATGGAGTAAGTTTGGAGGGGCTGCAGATATACCATACCAAGTGTCCCATAGAAGAGGGAGACCACAGCCAAATGTGAggcacaggtggagaaggctttGTACTTCCCAGTCACTGAGGGTATTTGGAGAATAGTTCTGACAATCCGGACATAGGACATGATCATGAATCCTAAGGGGGTAAGGAAGATAAAGCAGCCTGTGGCAATCAGCACCGTGTGATTGACTTGGGTGTTAGAACACGCGAGCCTCAGCAGGACATACATCTCACAGAAGATGTAGTGGATCTTCCGGGAACCACAGAAGGTCACCCTGGTCATGAGGAGGGTGTGGGTGAGGCCATAGAGGACAGAAAGTGCCCAACACAAGGTGAGGAGCAAAATGCAGAGTCCAGGGCTCATGGCCGTGGTGTAACGGAGGGGGcggcagatggccacatagcggtcatatGCCATTGTGGCCAGGATGAGGTTGTCCAGGGCCACCAAGGAGACGAGGAAGTAGAGCTGCGTCAGACACCCTGCATAGGAGATGGCTTTGTTCTGAGACTGAAGGCTCACCAGCATCTTGGGGATTGTGTTGGTGACGAAGAAGAGGTCGGTGAAGGAGAGGTtggccaggaagaagtacatgggagtGTGCAAGCGGGGGTCAAAGCTGATGGCCAGGATGATGAGCACATTTCCCACCACTGTGACCAGGTACATGGACAGGAACATCCAGAATAGGATCCGCTGCTGCTCAGGACTCTCCGAGATCCCCAGGAGCAGGAACTCGGAGTCTCCACTCTGGTTGCTTCCGTGCATTTTCCCAACTGTCCGCAACATAGGCACCAATGAATATGAACATTCATATAAgcaaaattaactattttattagaattaaaatgtcttagattaaattttataattttaaaattttattatcaaaGTATGATTGATATGcaatttatattagtttcaggtgtacaacgggatttgaaaattctatacattatacaACACTCACCTCAGTAAGTGTAGTCATCTGTCACCGTATGatattattacaattttatcGACTATATTACCAATCCTATACTTTTCATTTCTGCGgcttattttttaactggaaattggtacctcttaatctccttcacctatttcacccatccacacacccacctcccttctggcagccaccagtctgttctctgcaatttaagagtctgtttggtgagtttttttgtttgtttcttttgctttttatactCTACGTATAAGTGAAatttcaggcaagggaaataaaagcaaaaataacctactggaactacaccaaaataaaaagatttgcacagcaaatgaaaccatcaacaaaacaaagtcagcctagtgaatgggagaagatatttatttgtAAGTGATACATGTAaaaaagggttaatattcaaaatatataaagaatttacacaactcaacaccaaaacccccaaacaatcccatttaaaaaaatttttttaacgtttatttatttttgagacagagagagacagagcatgaacgggggaggggcagagagagagggagacacagaatcggaagcaggctccaggctctgagccatcagcccagagcccgacgcggggctcgaactcacgaccgcgagattgtgacctgagctgaagtccgatgcttaaccgactgagccacccaggcgcccccaaacaatcccattttaaaaaatgggcagaggacctgaatagatgtttttccagagaagacatctagatggccaacagacacgtgaaaatatgctcgacatcactcatcatcagggaaatgcaaatcaaaatcacaatatcacctcacaccattcagaatggctaatatcaaaaagacaagaaacaagaagtgttggcaagaatgtagagaaaggaACCCTAGGGCACTGTTGGTGGAgatgcaaactgatgcagtcactgtaaaaaacaatatggaggcgcctgggtggttcagtaggttaagcatccgacttccgctcaggtcatgatctcgcagtttgtgcgttcaagccccatgtcgggctctgtgctgacagctaggagcctggagcctgcttcggattctgtgtctccttctctctctgcccctccccctcttgtactCTGTCTTACTctatcaaaactaaataaacataaaaaaaaattttttttaaacccagtatggaggctcctccaaaaattaaaaatataatattttaagttaaCAACAAACTAATAACAGGCACAAACACATAATGGGGAAATCTTTACGCAATTCAGTCATTCCAGCAACTTCCATTCTGGCATACCTAATATTACAGGAATAATGTCTAtgtcttatttaaaattctatcatCTTACAATACTCTAGAAATGTTTaaagatctggggtgcctgggtggctcagtcagttaagcatctgactcttagttttggctcaggtcatgcaccCCTAGGGTAGTACTTTAAATTGtgttattcaataaatggtattgggataGCTGTCTATTTAAGGGAAAACATTAGACCAACATTTCATATTGTACCAAAAACAGTTTAAAAGTATTTAAGATtaggggcaccttgctggctcggttggttaagtgaccgactctcgactttggctcaggtcatgatctcatgattcctgggatggagccacaccacacgtagggctctgtgctgacagtgtggaggctgcttgggattctctctctctctctctctctctctctctctgcaccccctcatcactcatgctctctcaaaataaataaataagctttaaaaaaagtatttaagattAAAACAGtttattgtgtctttttcttttgaaaatctaCTGTAAGTGGAAtaaaagctttcaaaaaaatgagagaatataaCTAGACTGGATTTAATTTACCAAGTGGAGATAAATAACCACTTCccatattttgatgtttttttttgttgagacaaagaaggacaaaaaAGCAGTCAGTCTTATGAAGTCCTGAGCGAAGAGCCTTGTAGATAGTGATGTGTGTGCAAAGTCCCTGAGGAAGGGTTTGCTGTGTCTACAGAATAAGTAAGGGCCAGTGTGGCAGAGTGAGGAGGGTATCGGTGAGATATGAAGTCATGCAGGCCAGCAGGGTCCAGAGCAGGCTGTCTTGTTAAGgttttaaacttttattgtaAGTGCAGTTAGGAGCCGTAAAGGATTTTAAGCAAAAGAGAGTATATATCTTCagcaattatttttctatttgtaatttatGATAGTATTGTAATAATCAGATATGGATGTGGCATTTTTGATCAGATGCTTTTTCACTGTTTATCACTGATAATAACTTTCCTGATATTAAACcatattgttttttcttatttataagtaGGATTGGTCCATAGCTTTCTTTTTGTATGTGCCAgtctttttactctttattatGACATCTGTGTTAACTTCCATTTTAAACTTGTATTCACTTTATTGTTAACTTCTAATTTGAAATGTACCCATCCccttaaatgtacatttttaaagatattcatggattctttccaaataaaattagCTTTTTACTGTATTGCAatctattaattataaataaaaaaattcattatggAAATTCAAGCaacacagaaaaatgtaaaaaaaaaaaaaaaaagaaaaagtaaaaatcaccccAGATTCCATTAGCATTTTGGtgaaattctttcagttttttcattaaatcatttttattcactcaacaatGCACTGGAGAACATTGTCTAAatcaatattttcatcattttttttttaattttttttttcaacgtttatttatttttgggacagagagagacagagcatgaacgggggaggggcagagagagagggagacacagaatcggaaacaggctccaggctctgagccatcagcccagagcccgacgcggggctcgaactcacggaccgcgagatcgcgacctggctgaagtcggacgcttaaccgactgcaccacccaggcgcccctattttcatcatttttaatggttgtatactatttcattttatgataATACCACACATACTTCTATCAATATTCTGATGATGGATatgtagattttttcccccattttctctgtTACAGAAATATGgtgaatatttttgtacatacatgtttggatatatttttatagtCAAAGGGATGCATGCTTTCCATTTTCATACATATTGCCAGAGTGTCCTCCAAAAAGATAGTTTCAGCTCCCACTCCCCAAAGTAATGTCATGGAAACTGTCAGTCTCCTTCATCGTTGCCAATCTCACTTGtgaaacactttttaatttttacagcttTCATTACAAGTAAAtcaagatgaagagaaagaagtttTTTAATTAACTCAATACCTCAAGGAAATAGCAAAGTGGACTTTTTAAGGCTAAGTCACAAGTATTGAGAAAGGTATCTCTTGAAGAAGCAAGCACAATAGTCTTAAATTAGACTGGCAGCTATTGAAGATACTTGAGATCCAGGAACTTTATGCTTTATGCTAGAAATCACTGTGGTCATGCTGAACATGGAAGCAAATACCAGACTGCTTATACCTGGTCTTCCAGTGTTCTGTAAATTGAATTTTGTATTTCCTGAAGGTCAGAGAAATCTGCTATAAAGtacattttcacacacacacacacacgcacacgtggaGTTACTCTTGAAAAAGATTTTCTCCACATTGCTGGGTATTTTCCACACacaccaaaaaggagaaaaatgtacaCTCAGCAGTGTCATTTTGTGattctggaaacaaacaaacaaaagaacatgcTTTTGATTAAGTACTTTTTAgttctagaaatttatcttaaGACTATAgccagaaaaaatgtaaaaaaaaatgtatgtatgtgtatcagAGACTTGTTAGTAATaggaaaaatgtagaaacaacaTAAACATTCAACAGTAgatattttgcttaaaaaattacagaataggggcgcctgggtggctcaatcaggttaagtgtccgacttcagctcaggtcgctaTCTTGTGATccctgtgtttgagccccgcatcagtctttgtgctaacagctcagagcctggaacctgcttcagattctgtgtcttcctctctctctgcccctcccctgctcatgctctgtctctctcactctcaaaaatgaacaaatgttaaaaaaacaatacagaataggcaaatccgtagagacagaaggtagactagtggttgccaggggtggtgggaagggtgaaaTGGGAGTGACTGTTAATGGGTACTGGGCTTCTTTGGGGAGTCAcgaaagtgttctaaaattagattgtggtgatagttgcacaattctgtgactGTATTAAAACCATTGagctgtatactttaaatgggttaattttaatagtattgacttacatctcaataaagctgttctaaaaaattaTGTAATCCATTAAATATATCCATGATTATGGACAtcaaaagtgataaaaaaaaacctttctcatTTATATATGCAAAGATTTTTGCAATAACagctaaattaaaatttcagcttCCTCTtacacaataaaatagaaaacgtGCAGGTTAATCTGTCTCGAGCTAGTGATGTGTACCCCGTGTTGTGACGATGAGAAGGAGGAACAGGGAAATACACCCTCCACAACCAGCTGGGTGCCTGGATTCAGGGCTCTCTCAGGCTCCTGACTGATAGGAGTGAGGTCAGAGGCAGGTAACAGGGCTGGACACTCAAGGGACATTGGCCCATCTGCTTTCTAGTCCTCAAGGCAAGTGTCCCCCACACCTtcatgtgcatcagaatcacctgtgatgcagatttttaaaagaggttCAGATCCTTGAGATGAGTTGGTGTCTCTGTGCTGAGAACCAAGTCCTTTTTAGCCATCACCTGGTGGTTCTGATTGTACAGAAATGCTGGTCTGAATCTGTAAGACTCAGCAGGTTGAACACTTGTGTGGTCAGGTGGCCTTAGAGCCACAAACCCCTCTGCAGGTCTGCTCAGCAGGAGGGCAGAAGCTGTAGGTACAGTTCAGAAAAGGGCTCCCAACACGGTGTTGGAAAACTGGCCTTTCTCACCTCTTCTGTTGCTCCCTAGCTGCAGCAGCTTAAGGAGGCCATGCAACCTCCCCGAGCCTCTCCGTCCCACCCGTGAAGCCTTCCTTGCAGGCTTGGGAACCACGTGCGACAGAGCATGTGACAGCACTTTGTAGAGCACTGAAAAGATTGAAGGGGTTGCTAATTACCTCGAAATACTATAAGTTAGATTATATGAAGAATT contains:
- the LOC123603182 gene encoding olfactory receptor 1D2 — translated: MHGSNQSGDSEFLLLGISESPEQQRILFWMFLSMYLVTVVGNVLIILAISFDPRLHTPMYFFLANLSFTDLFFVTNTIPKMLVSLQSQNKAISYAGCLTQLYFLVSLVALDNLILATMAYDRYVAICRPLRYTTAMSPGLCILLLTLCWALSVLYGLTHTLLMTRVTFCGSRKIHYIFCEMYVLLRLACSNTQVNHTVLIATGCFIFLTPLGFMIMSYVRIVRTILQIPSVTGKYKAFSTCASHLAVVSLFYGTLGMVYLQPLQTYSMKDSVATVMYAVVTPMMNPFIYSLRNKDMHGALGRLLLGKAFQRLT